Part of the Gemmatimonadaceae bacterium genome, GAGCGGGGCGACCGTCGCGTAATAGCGCATCAGGTCACCCTTTGTCAGCTTCCTTTTGGGGAAGAAGACTTTCTTCAGGTTGGTAACAGCCAGGCTCTGCCCCTCGACCTCAACCGTACCACTCCCGGGGCCATCCTCAATTTCCTGTAAGCTCCGGGTCAGTCCCGTGAGCGCGGCCGAGCGAGGCTTTCGGGTGGTCGTCTTGCGGCTGAGCGAGTCGAGAGGTCGTCCTTGTGAAGCATCCGAAAGCTGATGTGATCGGCTCGGACGGAGGTGCGCAGCTCGACCGGGATGTTCACGAGGCCAAATGCGACTGATCCCTTCCAGATTGCGGCCATGCGCGCCCCTCGAAAAAGTTTCTTTGGACGCTGTGAGAGAAAGCAAATCGAATGCCGCTGTGGAAGATCATTTTTGTGACAACGGATCCATCGAATCCGTTCAACAAAAAGCCCCGGCGTTTGCCGGGGCCTTAGAGCGGAGCGGATCATGCGCTACGCGACCTTTGTCACGTCGGCTGCCTGCGGACCTTTCTGACCTTGAACGACCTCGAACTCAACGCGATCGCCCTCGGCGAGAGACTTGAAACCACTGCCTGATATTGCGCTGAAGTGTACGAACACGTCAGGCCCTCCTTCTCGCGAGATGAACCCGAATCCCTTCGCGTCGTTGAACCACTTCACCGTTCCCGTGATGCGTGCCATGACCGATCCCTTTCCCTGATGGGAGAGCTAACTGTACGTGCTCTCCGACAATGCTGAGGAGAGCGGCGGGCCCCGAGGCCGCAATCCGCTTCCTCCGGTGCCCTCGAAAGCGCTTGAACGCGCTCTCGGCTGACTATCGTATCAGCGCGGCAAATTCTGTGCAATTGTTTAAGAAATTCAGCTTACGGGCTGGAGTTGGGTCAGGCAGCGCCGGCAACGTAGCGGGCGGTGCGTCCACAATTACTGCACCGGAGCGTCACGTGGGTCATCGGCCTTGGCGGATGTTGTCCCGGATCGCGCTCGATGGTTCCGGAACACGAGGGACAGCTGAGCGGCGTTCCGGACCGGTCTCTGCTGACCAGATGAAGGACTTGCGCGGGATTGTACGTATTTGGACGCGGCTTACGCATCGGCACTCCGATGACCTGAGCTTCTCTGCCACTATCAGAGGC contains:
- a CDS encoding cold-shock protein gives rise to the protein MARITGTVKWFNDAKGFGFISREGGPDVFVHFSAISGSGFKSLAEGDRVEFEVVQGQKGPQAADVTKVA